A DNA window from Naumovozyma dairenensis CBS 421 chromosome 8, complete genome contains the following coding sequences:
- the HEH2 gene encoding Heh2p (similar to Saccharomyces cerevisiae YDR458C and SRC1 (YML034W); ancestral locus Anc_5.577), with amino-acid sequence MDQDYLKLGVDPKSLKVAELKRILVEHDIDFPSKARKPLLIKLFNSKLGKYTTPTEDLLSSSPKATDLPIKKKKQKKRTRNVVATEEEEDENRNLHVKTEDANSSSPQLKSNKKKNITDREKSERKKRKKLKDIRERGNIPPTRSDVQIISSSETGKDAISNSESLNIPPASSNDCGDQSIKNEESHLPSSSYKQKLQEEKLSTAQLSQYVPKSGSFEGGPTDLEQYKNDSGKSIIENISPQNYLERNNEDKSVYLGSEISKRNTRFRRRLAPDLALVNISPEFANQLGNAFSKEDDDNGPVDLSISSHSSKTLASASTSFSIPSVSYHSDHDTKSLLFANNLSPPNQCASKSSVETCEAHNQSQKLEHIEKLEEIETIEPTDIGEAPDEHANATETGAKVEEELEELEGLKETKKYEKLENPEEPEEIEEFEEIKPNNIEPAANGQVLSSYLNEVNAKNNDEVEKNDLLKPIENDLLEIVNENNIQPGYVSSKSNETVTATSNSLKDKRHEKHKKKYKNNTLNSTRRRNRIAVFLRRNYNRTNLKLLLQFLPMTLYVLLKIFHFLLFAIPIVFALWYREERILVGYCGHESVQSILSLSIESPFFSCLDTILSPFKPKCLPCPANAICHSNLATECIPHYETSAFSSLLSLYGLIPLPPSCEPIETEKSKELNQITSELLSVLHHQNAHLECGNSADNGLSGMNEGELYNEFMSYRSPWINKEQYSELWVRVKAKLKNSKDIEWHYIHPYSNGSLPTNSTSNTEIVTQFRSHSKKYVRVTCSLPKIEILPKLEEALYSVAFLILLFITIKVAKNEWTRRLKEQSYIRNLIKIAIQELKVNKREQIESPFVNVLTIKSKLLNDISDADYKNYVWKEIKQKIEQNPNVLTYHTELQGEIMKCWEWVGQLAGDSD; translated from the coding sequence atgGATCAAGACTATCTAAAACTAGGGGTCGATCCCAAATCATTGAAAGTAGCAGAACTGAAACGAATCTTGGTGGAACATGATATCGATTTTCCATCGAAGGCTAGGAAACCTTTACTTATTAagttattcaattcaaagTTAGGAAAGTATACTACACCTACGGAAGATCTATTATCTTCTAGTCCTAAAGCTACCGATCTCCctatcaagaagaagaagcagaaAAAGAGGACAAGAAACGTTGTTGCGAcggaggaagaagaagatgaaaatagaAACCTACATGTTAAAACGGAGGATGCAAACTCGAGTTCTCctcaattgaaatcaaacaaaaagaaaaatataactGACAGGGAGAAGTcggaaagaaaaaagagaaagaaactTAAAGATATCAGAGAAAGAGGAAATATCCCACCAACAAGGAGTGACGTACAGATCATAAGTAGTTCAGAGACAGGAAAGGACGCAATTTCGAACTCCGAATCTCTAAATATCCCTCCTGCGTCATCGAACGACTGTGGCGATCAAAGTATCAAGAACGAAGAATCACACttaccatcatcatcttaCAAGCAAAAGCTTCAAGAGGAAAAACTGAGTACGGCACAACTTTCTCAATATGTACCTAAAAGTGGATCGTTCGAAGGTGGCCCCACAGATTTGGAAcaatataaaaatgataGCGGCAAATcaataattgaaaatatttcccCACAGAATTATTTAGAAcgtaataatgaagataaatcGGTGTACCTAGGATCAGAAATTAGTAAACGAAATACGAGGTTCAGGAGAAGACTTGCACCCGATTTAGCTTTAGTAAATATATCTCCAGAGTTTGCTAATCAGTTAGGCAATGCGTTCAGCAAGGAAGATGACGATAATGGACCAGTTGATTTATCAATAAGCTCTCACAGTTCAAAAACTCTTGCATCTGCATCAACGTCCTTCTCAATCCCTAGTGTATCTTATCATAGTGATCATGATACGAAATCTTTATTGTTCGCTAACAATTTATCTCCACCAAATCAGTGTGCATCCAAGAGCAGCGTGGAAACTTGCGAAGCTCACAACCAATCACAGAAGTTAGAACACATAGAAAAActtgaagaaatagaaaCCATTGAACCTACGGATATCGGAGAAGCTCCTGATGAACATGCAAATGCTACTGAAACAGGAGCGAAGGTCGAAGAAGAACTCGAAGAACTCGAAGGGCTCaaagaaactaaaaaatatgaaaaacTTGAAAACCCTGAAGAGCCTGAAGAGATcgaagaatttgaagaaatcaaacctaataatattgaaccAGCAGCCAATGGACAGGTATTGTCCTCATACTTAAACGAAGTGAATGCGAAAAACAATGATGAGGTCGAGAAGAATGACTTACTTAAACCAATTGAgaatgatttattagaaattgttaatgaaaataatattcaacCAGGATATGTTTCGAGTAAAAGCAATGAAACTGTTACTGCAACAAGTAATTCACTGAAAGATAAAAGACACGAAAAGcacaagaagaaatataaaaacAATACCTTGAATTCcacaagaagaaggaacCGCATCGCTGTCTTCTTGCGGAGGAATTACAATCGTACAAACCTAAAGCTGTTATTACAATTTCTGCCAATGACCCTATATGTtttattaaagatatttcattttctgttATTTGCCATACCGATCGTGTTTGCGTTATGGTATCGTGAAGAAAGAATACTAGTTGGTTATTGTGGCCATGAATCAGTTCAATCTATACTTTCTTTGTCAATAGAATCTCCCTTCTTTTCATGTCTAGACACGATACTTTCTCCATTCAAACCGAAATGTTTACCATGCCCGGCAAATGCCATTTGTCATTCCAATTTAGCAACTGAATGCATCCCACATTATGAGACTTCAGCGTTTTCTTCCCTTCTCAGTTTATATGGATTGATACCCTTACCACCTTCATGCGAACCAATTGAAACAGAAAAAAGTAAAGAGCTCAATCAAATCACATCTGAATTGCTTTCTGTCCTACATCATCAAAATGCTCACCTCGAATGTGGTAATAGCGCCGATAACGGATTAAGCGGTATGAATGAAGGAGAGctatataatgaatttatgtCCTATAGATCTCCATGGATTAATAAGGAACAATACTCAGAATTGTGGGTCCGAGTAAAAGCCAAGTTGAAAAATAGTAAGGATATAGAATGGCATTACATTCATCCCTATAGTAATGGCTCCCTTCCAACAAACTCAACTTCTAACACTGAGATTGTAACGCAATTCAGATCCCATTCTAAAAAGTACGTCAGAGTGACCTGCAGTCTCCCAAAAATCGAAATTTTACCGAAGCTCGAAGAAGCACTGTATTCAGTGGCATTTTTGATCCTACTGTTTATAACCATTAAAGTAGCAAAGAATGAATGGACAAGACGTCTAAAAGAACAAAGTTATATTagaaatttaataaaaatagCCATACAGGAGTTAAAAGTTAATAAACGGGAACAAATAGAATCACCATTCGTCAACGTGTTAACTATTAAATCCAAGCTATTGAATGATATATCAGACGCTGACTACAAGAACTACGTATGGAAGGAAATAAAGCAGAAAATAGAGCAAAATCCGAATGTACTCACTTACCATACAGAATTACAAGGTGAAATTATGAAATGTTGGGAATGGGTCGGTCAGTTAGCCGGCGATTCTGATTAG